The [Clostridium] celerecrescens 18A genomic sequence CCTTTGGGTGGAAGCCACTACGGAAATGGGATATTCCTCTGTAAAGCTCTTCATCATTTCCTTAACGGTCCCTTCCTTCTTAAAGGTCAGTCTGGCCGTCTCTTCTGAGCAGAAGAAAATATCCACATAGGGAAGAATCTCTTCAATGCATGCTCTGGCTTCCTCACCGGTCCAGAGATTTCCACGGAAATTCACATCAAAAGAAATGATGGTTCCTGTCTGCTTGAACTTTTTAATCATATCAATGGCTGTCTTCCTGGTATTCTCACACAAAGCCAGGGTGATTCCTGTAGTGTGGAAACAGGTAGTTGCCGTATACATCTCCTCAGGAAACGAAGAGGTGCTGATCTGGACAAAAGAACTGTTCTTTCTGTCGTAAATGACCTTAGGTTTCCTTGGATATGCTCCGTATTCATAATAATATAGCCCAAGCCTAGCGTTCGAGCTGTTATCGTAAACAAAATAGTCATCGCTGATTCCATAGGAACGGACTTTGCTCTTTACAAAATTTCCTATATCATTAAACGGAAGCTGGGTAACCACGCCGGTATGAAGCCCTAAAAGAGCCGCTCCTACGGCAACATTAAGTTCTGCCCCGCCCACCTGCTTTTGAAAGGAATCTCCCCGGACAAGCCGTTCCACACCTTCCGGAGACAAGCGTAACAACAATTCTCCAAGGCTCAGTAAATCAAAAGGTCTGTCACTCATCTTGAACTTTCCTCCATAGTTTTTTAAAAGGGGAGTCATTGCCCAATGACTCCCCTTCTCTATTTCTTATCAATTATCTCTGAACACGTCCTGAACCGTCGCCGCCAGCCAGAGTATCTACGTCTTCTCTGGTCACCAGGTTGAAGTCTCCAGGAATGGTGTGCTTTAATGCAGAAGCCGCAACACCAAACTCCAGAGCACCCTTAAAGTCCTTGCCGTCAGCCAGGCCGCAGATTACACCAGCTGCGAAGGAATCACCGCCGCCTACACGGTCAACGATAGGGGTAACGCGGTATTTTTTAGAGTGGTAGAACTCACGGGTTGCACCATCCATGATACATGCAGACCAGCCGTTG encodes the following:
- a CDS encoding sugar kinase, with protein sequence MSDRPFDLLSLGELLLRLSPEGVERLVRGDSFQKQVGGAELNVAVGAALLGLHTGVVTQLPFNDIGNFVKSKVRSYGISDDYFVYDNSSNARLGLYYYEYGAYPRKPKVIYDRKNSSFVQISTSSFPEEMYTATTCFHTTGITLALCENTRKTAIDMIKKFKQTGTIISFDVNFRGNLWTGEEARACIEEILPYVDIFFCSEETARLTFKKEGTVKEMMKSFTEEYPISVVASTQRIVHSPKSHTFGSVIYDASRKEYYEEEPYHNIDVVDRIGSGDAYIAGALYGLLSSGGDCMKAVQYGNATAALKNTIPGDLPTSDLSEVNTVIKDHNDKGPQSEMSR